The Halorussus gelatinilyticus genome contains the following window.
TCGAAGGTGTTGTAGTGAATCGGCAACACGAGGTCGGGGTCCATCCGTTCGGCGAGGTCGGCGGCCTCGCGGCGGTCCATCGTGAACGACCCGCCGATGGGCGGGCAGAACAGCGACACGTCGAGTTCGGCGTGGCCCGCCAGCGCGTCGGAGTCCCCCGGCCAGAACACCGTCACGTCCTCGGCGTTCCGGCCCGGCATCGTGAGGTGGTAGCCCACGCCGAAGCCCTCGGGGTGGAACGGTTCGCCGCTCGAATCGGTGTGGGGACCGTCGGGTTCGTTGTAGCCCGCGACCGACCGGACGATGACGTCGCCGAAGAGTCGGTCCTCCTCCTCGTCGACGTTCACCACGTCGTAGGGCAACTCGTCGAAGTCCTCCACGTCGCGGTCGATTTTGGGCGGGTAGACCGCCTCGTAGACGACCAGCGTGGCCTCCTCGCCCGCGACGCGCCGAATGCCGTCGGAGTCGTAGTGGTGGTCGTGCGTGACGAGGACCAGATCGCCGTCCTCGGGCCGGTAATCGCGCGCCTCGGGGTGGCCGACGTCCGGCGAGTCGGGCCGCCACTCACCCGTCAGGGTGCCGTACCGGCCGGGGTCGACGTAGACGACCGTGCCGTCGGGCGATTCGAGTCGGAGGCCGGCGTAGCCGAGCCACTCCGCGGTGAGTCCGTCGTGTCGAATCGTCATGTCGTCGGGTTGGAGCGCGCGAGTCAAAACGGTTCGGCATCGGGGCGACTGTGGAGTTGTTCCTGCGACGATAATCGTCGTCGGTGTGAAAGTAACTTCACGAGATTCGGTAGAGACCGGTTAGAAAGCCCCGCACGCTCGCGGTCGCTCCGCGGGATATTTCGGGCGCGCAGTTCTGCGCGCCCGAAATACTGGCCCGCGCAGGGACCACGACGAACGCCGGAAGACAAACCGCGTCTTCCGAGGTCACACTCGCTTCGCTCGCGTGACCGCGAGCGCGCGGCCCCTTTCAGTCCGCCGGAAGACGGTCCTGTTCGGCCTCCGGCCTGCGCGGGCTGCGACTTCCGAGTCTGCGCTCGCTCCGCTCGCGCAGACACCCAGACCGGTTGTTCGTGGCGTCGGGCGTTCGCTGGTGGTCTGCGTCGTCGGGCGTTCGCTGGCTGGCGATCGGCCGGCAATCGCGGTCGAACCGGTCGCCGGCGTCGGGCGGTCAGTTCGGGCGGCGGAACGCCCGGAGCGTGTCGCGCTTGGTCGTGCGACACTCGACTTCCGCGAAGCCCAGTTCGGTGAAAATCCGGCTCCAGTCGCGGTAGTACAGCGGGAACTCCTCTCTCACGTAGTTGACGCCGCGGCGGGCCTCTTCCTCCACGTCGTCGGGAACGTCGTCTTCGCCATCGCCCTCGGTGCGAGAAGCGGTCGCGTCGCCCTCTTGCGACTCGCCGTCGCGGTCCTCGTTCTCCACCGTGAGAAGCGCGTCGTCGGTGATTCGGGCCAGTTCCCCGAAGACCGCGTCGTCGTCGGGATGGATGTGCTGGAGCGTCTCGACCGAGAAGACGGCGTCGAACCGCCGGTCCGGGAACTCCGGGGCGGCCGACTCGATGGCGTCGTGGTAGAAGGTCCCGGCCTCGGCGAGGTCGGGGTAGGCGTCGGCCATCACGTCGAAGGCCTCGTCGTTGATCTCGACGCCGTGGAGGTCCTCGAAGCCGTGGTCGTGGAGGTGCGCGAGGTGGCGGCCCGAACTGCACCCCAGTTCGAGGACCGCCGCGTCCGACCCGACGAACGAGTCCAGTAGGTCCAAAATTAGGTCGCTCGTCTCGTTGGGACCGTAGTAGGCGTAGTAGCTCGGCGAGTACTCCCCCGACCGTTCGGCCCACTGTTTGCGGACTTCGTCAGAATTCACTACTGTCGGAACGGACCGCTGGCGTAAAGTCCCACCGGCTTCGGGACGTATCGGAGAGCGACCCGGCCCGCGACCCCGCCGATTCGGGCGCTCGCGCCGCCGGTCTTTTCCGACTCGCCGCCGCAGTTCCC
Protein-coding sequences here:
- a CDS encoding MBL fold metallo-hydrolase; translated protein: MTIRHDGLTAEWLGYAGLRLESPDGTVVYVDPGRYGTLTGEWRPDSPDVGHPEARDYRPEDGDLVLVTHDHHYDSDGIRRVAGEEATLVVYEAVYPPKIDRDVEDFDELPYDVVNVDEEEDRLFGDVIVRSVAGYNEPDGPHTDSSGEPFHPEGFGVGYHLTMPGRNAEDVTVFWPGDSDALAGHAELDVSLFCPPIGGSFTMDRREAADLAERMDPDLVLPIHYNTFEALEADSGAFAADVAARGVPVVLDE
- a CDS encoding class I SAM-dependent methyltransferase, which encodes MNSDEVRKQWAERSGEYSPSYYAYYGPNETSDLILDLLDSFVGSDAAVLELGCSSGRHLAHLHDHGFEDLHGVEINDEAFDVMADAYPDLAEAGTFYHDAIESAAPEFPDRRFDAVFSVETLQHIHPDDDAVFGELARITDDALLTVENEDRDGESQEGDATASRTEGDGEDDVPDDVEEEARRGVNYVREEFPLYYRDWSRIFTELGFAEVECRTTKRDTLRAFRRPN